In the Streptomyces formicae genome, one interval contains:
- a CDS encoding 5-dehydro-4-deoxyglucarate dehydratase yields the protein MTSAPLATRLRVPSGPLFFPVTAFGPDGSVDVDVFRAHVRQGVEAGAAAVFACCGTGEFHALTPEEFQECVAAAVAEAAGRVPVVAGAGYGTALAVRYARLAEEAGADGLLAMPPYLVVAGQEGLLGHYAELAAATSLDVIVYQRDNAVFTPETVVELARVERVIGFKDGLGDMDLMQRTVSAVRAEGPDDFLYFNGLPTAELTGLAYRGIGVSLYSSAVFCFAPDIALAFHRAFNSGTREGDAAVNRLIDGFYRPFVELRAEGRGYAVSLVKAGVRLGGLDVGPVRTPLHEPADDHVKRLAELVERGRALLREDA from the coding sequence GTGACGTCAGCCCCCCTCGCCACTCGACTTCGCGTCCCCAGCGGGCCGTTGTTCTTCCCGGTCACCGCGTTCGGGCCCGACGGATCCGTCGACGTCGACGTCTTCCGCGCCCACGTGCGCCAGGGCGTCGAGGCCGGTGCGGCGGCGGTGTTCGCCTGCTGCGGCACGGGCGAGTTCCACGCCCTGACACCCGAGGAGTTCCAGGAGTGCGTCGCCGCCGCCGTCGCGGAGGCGGCGGGCCGCGTGCCGGTCGTCGCGGGCGCCGGATACGGCACCGCGCTCGCCGTGCGCTACGCCCGCCTGGCCGAGGAGGCGGGCGCCGACGGACTGCTCGCCATGCCGCCCTACCTCGTCGTCGCCGGACAGGAGGGCCTGCTCGGGCACTACGCCGAACTCGCCGCCGCCACCTCGCTCGACGTCATCGTCTACCAGCGCGACAACGCCGTGTTCACCCCGGAGACCGTCGTCGAACTCGCCCGCGTCGAGCGCGTCATCGGCTTCAAGGACGGCCTCGGCGACATGGACCTGATGCAGCGCACGGTCTCCGCCGTGCGCGCCGAAGGCCCTGACGACTTCCTCTACTTCAACGGCCTGCCCACCGCCGAGCTGACGGGGCTCGCCTACCGGGGCATCGGTGTCAGCCTCTACTCGTCGGCCGTCTTCTGCTTCGCGCCCGACATCGCGCTCGCCTTCCACCGGGCGTTCAACTCCGGTACGCGGGAGGGCGACGCGGCCGTGAACCGCCTCATCGACGGTTTCTACCGGCCCTTCGTCGAACTGCGCGCCGAGGGGCGGGGCTACGCCGTCTCGCTCGTCAAGGCGGGCGTGCGGCTCGGCGGCCTCGACGTGGGCCCCGTCCGCACGCCGCTGCACGAGCCCGCCGACGACCACGTCAAGCGCCTGGCCGAACTCGTCGAGCGGGGCAGGGCGTTGCTGCGGGAGGACGCGTGA
- a CDS encoding NAD-dependent epimerase/dehydratase family protein produces the protein MPAPRTVLLTGAAGGLGTLMRGLLPAYGHTLRLLDVRPLPGEPDAVTADLADRDALREAVRGVDAVLHLAGISLESTFDKILKANIEGTYNLYEAAREEGVRRVVFASSNHTVGFTPRPRGEQPLIPVGTPRRPDTFYGLSKSFGEDLAQLYWDKHGIETVSVRIGSCFLEPTNVRMLSVWMSPGDGARLFHAALTAEDVRHTVVYGSSANTRLWWDLSSARALGYEPQDDSEQYAEKLVAEQGELDPANPDHAHLGGHFCTNPPVWPY, from the coding sequence ATGCCCGCTCCCCGCACCGTCCTGCTCACCGGCGCCGCAGGCGGCCTCGGCACCCTGATGCGCGGGCTCCTGCCGGCCTACGGCCACACGCTGCGCCTGCTCGACGTGCGCCCCCTGCCCGGCGAGCCGGACGCCGTCACCGCCGACCTCGCCGACCGGGACGCGCTGCGCGAGGCCGTGCGCGGCGTCGACGCCGTGCTCCACCTCGCGGGCATCTCCCTGGAGTCCACCTTCGACAAGATCCTGAAGGCGAACATCGAGGGGACGTACAACCTCTACGAGGCCGCCCGCGAGGAGGGCGTGCGGCGCGTCGTCTTCGCCTCCTCCAACCACACGGTGGGCTTCACCCCGCGCCCCCGGGGCGAACAGCCGCTGATCCCGGTCGGCACTCCGCGCCGCCCCGACACCTTCTACGGCCTCTCGAAGTCCTTCGGCGAGGACCTCGCCCAGCTGTACTGGGACAAGCACGGCATCGAGACCGTCTCGGTCCGCATCGGCTCCTGCTTCCTGGAACCGACGAACGTACGGATGCTGTCCGTGTGGATGAGCCCCGGCGACGGGGCACGGCTCTTCCACGCCGCGCTCACCGCCGAGGACGTGCGACACACCGTCGTCTACGGCTCCTCCGCCAACACCCGGCTGTGGTGGGACCTCTCGTCGGCCCGCGCCCTTGGCTACGAGCCGCAGGACGACTCCGAGCAGTACGCCGAGAAGCTGGTCGCCGAGCAGGGCGAGCTCGACCCGGCCAATCCGGACCACGCGCACCTGGGCGGCCACTTCTGCACGAACCCGCCGGTGTGGCCGTACTGA
- a CDS encoding alpha/beta hydrolase family protein has protein sequence MSETRKTPHGRALVPLLTLALTLPLADGGASLAATPHGAAGGGATSSAATARAELPRPTGPFAVGRDTLHLVDESRRDPWVSSAGARELMVSAYYPALPGLPALPGSGRPARYMTEKEAQLLLKSGHMAGKVSAAAYSGARAFARTDARPLQGRFPLVLLSPGFTTPRATLTHLAEDLASRGYVVATVDHAYEAAGAAFPGGRTLTCAACRTLAEPGALRTVTTGRAKDLSYVIDRLTGPEATWRYSRLIDPARIGAGGHSVGGAAALAVMTTDRRVRAGLNMDGTFYTPPTGLAGRPFLMLGTRDEHSAGGRDVSWDRTWRGLDGWKRWLTVKGSGHFTFTDAPVLLDQLGAALPGAPLSGERSQRLTRAYVGAFFDQELRGIPRPLLDGPDPAAPEVAFERP, from the coding sequence ATGAGCGAAACCCGGAAGACCCCACACGGCCGTGCCCTCGTTCCGCTGCTCACCCTGGCCCTGACGCTGCCCCTGGCCGACGGCGGGGCCTCCCTGGCCGCGACGCCGCACGGCGCGGCGGGTGGCGGGGCGACGTCTTCCGCGGCCACGGCGAGGGCCGAACTGCCCCGGCCCACCGGGCCGTTCGCGGTGGGCCGCGACACCCTGCACCTCGTCGACGAGAGCCGCCGCGACCCCTGGGTGTCCTCGGCGGGCGCGCGGGAGCTGATGGTCTCCGCGTACTACCCCGCACTGCCCGGCCTCCCCGCACTGCCCGGATCGGGGCGCCCCGCCCGCTACATGACCGAGAAGGAGGCGCAACTCCTCCTGAAGTCCGGCCACATGGCGGGCAAGGTGTCCGCCGCCGCCTACAGCGGCGCCCGCGCCTTCGCGCGCACCGACGCGCGCCCCCTCCAGGGACGGTTCCCGCTGGTCCTGCTCTCGCCCGGATTCACCACGCCCCGCGCCACGTTGACCCACCTCGCCGAGGACCTCGCGAGCCGCGGCTACGTCGTCGCCACCGTCGACCACGCCTACGAGGCGGCGGGCGCCGCGTTCCCCGGCGGCCGGACGCTGACCTGCGCGGCCTGTCGGACACTCGCCGAGCCCGGCGCGCTCAGGACCGTCACCACGGGGCGCGCGAAGGACCTCTCGTACGTCATCGACCGCCTCACGGGACCCGAGGCGACCTGGCGGTACTCCCGTCTCATCGACCCCGCCCGGATCGGGGCGGGCGGCCACTCCGTGGGCGGGGCCGCCGCGCTCGCCGTCATGACCACCGACCGGCGGGTGCGGGCGGGCCTGAACATGGACGGCACCTTCTACACACCGCCCACCGGGCTCGCGGGGCGCCCCTTCCTGATGCTCGGCACCCGCGACGAGCACAGCGCGGGCGGCAGGGACGTGAGCTGGGACCGCACCTGGCGGGGCCTCGACGGCTGGAAGCGGTGGCTGACGGTCAAGGGCTCAGGACACTTCACCTTCACCGACGCCCCGGTCCTGCTCGACCAGCTCGGCGCCGCGCTGCCCGGCGCGCCCCTCTCCGGCGAGCGCTCCCAGCGGCTCACCCGCGCCTACGTCGGGGCCTTCTTCGACCAGGAGCTGCGCGGCATCCCCCGGCCGCTGCTCGACGGTCCCGATCCGGCCGCCCCCGAGGTCGCCTTCGAGCGCCCCTGA